One genomic segment of Chelonia mydas isolate rCheMyd1 chromosome 1, rCheMyd1.pri.v2, whole genome shotgun sequence includes these proteins:
- the LOC119565447 gene encoding protein maestro-like — protein sequence MVDSQLNIISQYEVVAKRAEMILGGINRRILNKMKKHKKFLLDILIRALNDTFSSEVIGESMKALAKVLKELTEKDIASSFRDLTPEDDALRSLAFVLFGILAHLTKRKWKAYFTDQVRQSWVTLLLHLQDPNPEVSMVKPTVTYLLRKRNLPPNARGALLFLPAVEAQILPSVHYLPTELIPARLVYGCLTRVQDRSWV from the exons ATGGTAGATAGTCAGTTGAACATAATCTCCCAGTATGAagttgtggccaaaagggctgagATGATCCTTGGAGGCATAAACAGAAGGATCTTGAATAAGA tgaaaaagcacaagaagttTCTTCTGGACATACTGATCAGGGCCTTAAATGACACTTTCAGTTCTGAAGTCATTGGTGAGAGCATGAAGGCACTGGCCAAAGTCCTGAAGGAGCTGACGGAGAAGGACATAGCTTCTTCCTTCAGAGACCTCACCCCA GAGGATGATGCTCTTCGTTCATTGGCCTTTGTCCTGTTTGGCATCCTGGCCCACTTGACAAAGAGAAAATGGAAGGCCTATTTCACTGATCAGGTTAGACAGAGCTGGGTCACACTTCTGCTGCACCTGCAAGACCCAAACCCCGAGGTTTCAATGGTAAAACCGACAGTGACTTATTTACTAAGGAAAAGGAATCTTCCTCCCAATGCCAGGGGAGCTCTGCTATTCCTGCCTGCTGTGGAGGCCCAAATTCTCCCCTCAGTTCATTACCTGCCCACTGAGTTAATTCCAGCCAGACTGGTCTATGGCTGCCTCACCAGAGTCCAGGATAGGTCATGGGTCTGA
- the MMP7 gene encoding matrilysin: MRYILLCAALFLPGSLALPVPLKTAPPSSEDLKRLQNYLDRFFPSINKAGGRTLEEKIKEMQKFFHLTVTGKFNSETEEMMDQPRCGIPDVLDYSTFPGNPRWRKNLLTYRILNYTPDLPRFMVEKAIQKAFKVWSDVTPLKFQKVARREADILIRFAHGAHGDSSPFDGRGGTLAHAFAPGSGLGGDAHFDEGEKWSQDHIGTNLFLVAAHEFGHSLGLGHSNVQGALMYPIYRYWDPNTFSLPADDRQGIQKLYGRKRENF, encoded by the exons ATGAGATACATCCTACTCTGTGCTGCACTCTTCCTGCCTGGAAGTCTTGCTCTCCCGGTTCCACTTAAGACAGCGCCACCGAGCTCTGAAGACCTGAAGCGTTTACAG aattacCTTGACAGGTTCTTTCCATCCATTAATAAAGCAGGTGGCCGTACCTTAGAAGAGAAAATTAAAGAGATGCAGAAATTTTTCCACCTGACTGTAACAGGAAAATTTAATTCAGAAACGGAGGAAATGATGGATCAGCCAAGGTGTGGCATCCCCGATGTATTAGATTACAGCACATTTCCAGGAAATCCAAGATGGAGGAAGAATTTGTTGACTTACAG GATCCTTAACTATACACCTGATCTGCCTCGTTTTATGGTGGAGAAAGCAATACAAAAGGCTTTTAAGGTGTGGAGTgatgtgactccactgaagtttcAAAAAGTTGCCAGGAGAGAAGCAGATATCCTGATTCGTTTTGCACATGGTG CACATGGCGACTCATCCCCCTTTGATGGAAGAGGGGGAACACTGGCCCATGCATTTGCACCTGGCTCAGGGTTAGGAGGAGATGCTCACTTTGATGAGGGTGAGAAGTGGTCACAAGATCATATAG GAACAAATTTGTTCCTTGTTGCTGCACATGAATTTGGTCATTCTTTGGGACTGGGTCATTCAAATGTTCAAGGTGCTCTGATGTATCCTATCTATCGCTACTGGGACCCAAATACCTTCAGCCTTCCAGCTGATGACAGACAAGGAATTCAGAAATTATATG GCCGCAAACGTGAAAACTTCTAA